The following DNA comes from Phytohabitans rumicis.
GATGGAATCGGTCCATGACTGATAACGGGACCTACCTGGTAACCGGCGGCACCGGCAAGACCGGCCGCCGCGTCCTGAGCCGCCTGGGCGCGCGCGGCCTCGCGGTCCGCGCCGGCTCCCGCTCCATGCGGCCGCCCTTCGACTGGAACGCCGACCCGGCCACCTGGAAGCCGCTGCTGGACGGCGTCAGCGCCGCCTACATCACGTACTACCCGGACCTGGCGTTCCCCGGCGCCGCGGAGTCGATCCGGGCGCTGGCCCAACTGGCGGAGCAGGCCGGCGTCCGCCGGCTGGTGCTGTTGTCCGGCCGCGGCGAGGAGGAGGCCGAGGTCGCCGAGCAAGGGGTACGCGAGTCCGCGCTGGAGTGGACCGTGGTGCGCTCGACGTGGTTCGCCCAGGACTTCACCGAGCACTTCCTGCTCCCGCCGGTGCTGACCGGGGTGATCGCGCTGCCGACCGACGTACCGGAGCCGTTCGTCGACCTGGCCGACGTCGCGGACGTGGTGGTCGCCGCGCTGACCGAGGACGGGCACCACGGCAGGACGTACGAGCTGACCGGGCCGCGGCTGGTGACGTTCGCGGAGGCCGCGGAGCTGATCTCGGCGGCCTCCGGCCGCCCGGTGCGGTTCGAGCCGGTGACGCCGCAGGAGTGCACGGCCCGGATGATCGCCGAGGGCGTGCCGGCCGAGGAGGCGGCGGGCCTGACCGACCTGTTCTCCCGCATCCTCGACAGCCGCAACGCCCACGTCACGGACGACGTCAAGGCGGTCACCGGCCGGGACGCCCGGGACTTCGCCGACTTCGTGCGCGACGCCGCGGCCAGCGGGGTGTGGCGCGCCTAGCGCACGCTCAGCACCGTCACCTGCGGGTACTGCGCCAACTCGACCTTGAGCGACGGGTGCAGCAGGTCCGCCAGGTACGGCAGGTCGGTGACGAAGGGGAGCGGGAGCAGTGAGGCCGGGTCCAGCGCGGTGCGGGAGGCCACCAGGTCGATGCGGTCGGCCTTCCGCAGCCCTTTGGTGAGGTGCAGGCTCAGGTCCTCCGGCAGCAGGAAGCGCCACAGGTCGACGTTGACCAGCACGTCGAACTGGCCGGCCTTGAAGTCGTGCAGCATCAGCCCGACCCGGTGCCAGTT
Coding sequences within:
- a CDS encoding NAD(P)H-binding protein translates to MTDNGTYLVTGGTGKTGRRVLSRLGARGLAVRAGSRSMRPPFDWNADPATWKPLLDGVSAAYITYYPDLAFPGAAESIRALAQLAEQAGVRRLVLLSGRGEEEAEVAEQGVRESALEWTVVRSTWFAQDFTEHFLLPPVLTGVIALPTDVPEPFVDLADVADVVVAALTEDGHHGRTYELTGPRLVTFAEAAELISAASGRPVRFEPVTPQECTARMIAEGVPAEEAAGLTDLFSRILDSRNAHVTDDVKAVTGRDARDFADFVRDAAASGVWRA